In the Microscilla marina ATCC 23134 genome, TGTGTAACGTATTGAACTTTCAATAAGTTTTGAAAATAGAAACGCTTGAAACAAAAATAAAGGGAGTATAGGAAATATTACTATTCACTGAGAAATATTACTATGCGTATACTTTTTATGCGCCATAAATAAAGCTTACAACCGCGTACTTTAAGTAAGCAAAGGTTTTATAAGATACTTATAATCAGCATGCTTAAAAGTAAACATGGGTGTTTTTGAATGAAAAAAGAACCCCTTATCAGTGATTACTAATTTGGTTACTTGATTTTGTCTCTTAAAAAAAGCTGATTTTGTGAATTTACAGACTAAAAAAAACTTTTTTTTGGTTAATTTTTGTAGAGTTAATTACCGAAAAAAAAGATTTTCAAAATGCTAAATTTTATAAAAGTGTAACTATTTAAGCTTTTTCTATGAAGAAACAATTATTCCTTCTTTTCTTGAATTAGCCCGATTATTGAATATTAGGAACCTAAAGTGTGTAAAAAAGTTAAAAAAACATAAGACTTTACATACACTAAATAGCAGGTAATACGTGACGGCTCACTTTAATATATTTGAGTTTTTATGTATGTAATATAAAAAACTATAAATCTCTTGAATAAGATATAAGTGTTTGTTATGCAATAGATTAGCTCGATTTTTGCTGTATATATAATGCCTTTCAATAAACCACTCACAAAACATGTTTTTTATTCTTTGTGTGTATTTAAGTTGCTTGTAAACAGATAGTTATATGCTATATGTGCTTAGTTTAACTCAAATTTACAGTGACTAAGGGTCACTTTAAGAATAATTTTTATTTGGAGAATTTTATGTTTTATTATAGTATAAAAATAACAATGTAAGTTATTGTTTTTTTTGTGCTGTTTATTGCTTTTTTTACTTATTACCCCTGTCGTAATTGCCAGTACAATTGTAGGTTATGTGATCTCAGGATAATCATTTAACTTTGTAGTACTAACACACAAGAAACATAAGCGAATAAATTAAATACGAGACGTTGATGTAGGTTCTTTATCCATAATTACAATTTTGTAAATAAAATAACTAAAGCGCAAAGAACTAAATTAACCCTTTTACCTACCAGCTAAGCCAATTGTATTAAAATACTTCAACCCCAGTTTAAATGGTATCAATCAGGCAGATTGTTTACGATAAAACCATAAAAAATGGTTGTGGCTCATACTTTAGCCCTACCACATAAAGCAAATATCTTTTAAAAAAACAGAGTACCAATGAAGCTACAAGAAATTAAAGAAGATTTGTATAAGTATTATACAAAGCATGAAATAAACCATGCACTCAAAAATTATGTCCCAACACATTGCCAAAACGTGGCTCCTGAAACAGCCAATGACCCATTGAACCAATGTGCATTTGTGACTCGTCAATTACTCATCCCATTTTTTACTCAAAGAAACCTTAAAGACTCTATGTATAGAGACAAGTTTTATATCATATTGGCAGAGGCTGGTATGGGAAAAACTACCTTTATGCTGAATCTTTATGTAAAATATGCGGAGTTGTTGGCAGAGACTGATTATAAAATCAAGATTTTTCCGTTGAGTTTTCCTAACGCTATGGAGGAGGTAGAAGCAATGCCTGCCGAAGAGCGTGCCAATACTATATTATTACTTGATGCATTTGATGAAGACAATGAAGCCATCAAAGCTCATCAAAAAAGACTACATTACATACTTCAGAAAGTAGGCGATTTTAAGGAAGTTATATTTACTTGCCGTACCCAGTTTTTTCCACAAGAAGAAGAAGATTCAGGCGAAATAGGTGTTTTGAAGTTTAAATACCAAGACAACACGTATCAATTCCGTAAAATCTATTTGTCTCCTTTCAGCAATGAAGACATTAAGGCATACCTCAAAAAAACCTACAATTTATTGAACATCAACAAGCGTAAAAAGGCAGAAAAGATTGTTTTGCATTCACCTAACCTAATGGTGCGCCCTATGTTGTTGAGGTATATAGACGATTTGATCAAAAGTCGTGACCACTACAGTTCTACTTATCAGATTTACACTGAGTTGATTGCCAAGTGGATTGAAAGGGAAGTACAACGTCGTCCTGATAATAAAGAGAAGTACCGTAAAGACTTGTATAAGTTTTCGCGAGAAGTGGCAATTGATATGTATATGAACCGTAAACGTAGAGGTGGTTTTATTATCAGCGATGATGAGCTAAAAGTACTTGCCGAAAATAACAATGTAGACTTGGGTACTTTAGAGCTTAAAACCAGGGCTTTGTTGCATATGAATACATTACACCAATGTACCTTTGCTCATAAGTCAATTCTTGAATACTTTTTGGTAACAGAGGCTTTTTATAACTTACAGTTTGCCAAGCACCTAGACCTGTCTGACCTTGAGCAAGGAGAGCAATTGCGTGGTGAAATGTTGTATGAGAAAGCAAAATCATTGTTTGGTCGTTATAAGACTTATACTTCAGGTAAGAGTAAGGATTTTGTGAATATTAGCGTGGCTGACCTTGAAAAAGTAAAACATGCTGCCCTGATCAAGATAGACTCACATGACATACAAGTACTTCGTATATTTAAAAGTCTTGGCTTGTTGCAAATCAATGACATACAGATAGGAGTAGATCAACTAGATAACTTCTTGTATAAAAACACTTTAGAGTTGAGTTCAAAAAATATTACGCAAATTAATGATTTGCAGTTTTTGACCAACTTGGAAAGTTTGGATTTGAGCAATAACCAAATCACTGATTTGACTCCGCTTAGGAACCTTAAGAAACTAAAACGCTTAAATTTGAGCAATAACCAAATCGAAGATTTGAGTATATTAGATGAGTTACCTAACCTAGTAGAGGTAGATGTGCAGGGAAACGACCAGGCACGACCAACCGCACGAGTTTTGGCTTCTTAAACTAGTATTACAATGATTATATACACGAAAAGCACCAGTCCTCCGAACTGTCCACCAGACATAGTAAGAGGTTGGTGTATTTTCTGTTTGTGATGGTTGATTAATTGCTCTCTTGCGTTATTCTCAGATGCTTTGATTAAATTGCTAGCTGATTTTTTGTTTTACAAAGCAATTGATTTCCATGAAAACCCTCATCTCATCTACTTTCCAAAGTATCACCCTCTTTTTGTTGTGTATATGCCAGCAAGCAGGTGCCCAGCATGCTACAGTAGCCTCCCCCATTGATGTTCAACATTACAAATTTACCCTTACCCTAAGCGATGCTACCAACGCTATTAAAGGCAAAACTACCATCCGGTTTAAATTTACCAGGCCTGCTACCTCCTTTATGCTTGATTTGACCAGTTCAAAAGGCACAAGAGGAATGTTGGTAAGTGCAGTAACATACCAAAAAAACGCCTTAAAGTTTGAACATCACAATAATCAGCTGAAGGTGCTTTTGCCAAAACAGGCAGCAAAAGGGAGTACTTATGAGGTGGACATAAGCTATGAAGGAGTACCTATGGATGGTTTGATTATCTCGAAAAACAGTTATGGTGACCGCACATTTTTTGGTGATAACTGGCCTAACCGAGCGCACCATTGGTTGCCAGTAGTCGATCATCCTTCTGATAAGGCTACTTGTGAGTTTATCGTAATTGCACCAGCACATTACAAAGTAGTAGCCAATGGTTTATTAAAAAAGGTACAAAAACTTGCCACAGGGCAATTGCTCACCCATTGGTATCAGTCAATATTGATCCCAACCAAAGTAATGGTCATAGGAGCTGCCAAGTTTGCCGTACAAAAGGTAGGAAAGTACAAGGGGGTAGAGGTGTCATCATGGGTGTTTGAGCAAGATAAACAAAAGGGTTTTAAAAAGTATGCCCCCGCTTTAGACATACTTAAACTGTTTTCACAAAAGATAGGTGCATTTCCTTATGAAAAACTGGCGAGTGTTCAATCTAAAACCAGGTACGGAGGAATGGAGAACGCCAGTTGTATTTTTTATTATGAAGCTTCTGCTCGCAACAACAGTTCTATACAATCTTTGATTGCCCACGAAATAGCCCACCAATGGTTTGGCAATTCTGCTACTGAGAAAGAATGGACACATATATGGCTAAGTGAGGGTTTTGCTACCTATATGGCACATGTATACAATGAGCAAAAGTATGGGAGGCATAAACTAGTTGAACGTATGAAAAGTGACCGAGCAAAAGTGATGAATTATGCCCGTCAAACTAAAAAGCCCATCATGAATAGTTTACCTGCCAACCTTAACTCATTGTTAGATGCCAATGCCTACCAAAAAGGCAGCTGGGTTTTGCATAT is a window encoding:
- a CDS encoding M1 family metallopeptidase, which translates into the protein MKTLISSTFQSITLFLLCICQQAGAQHATVASPIDVQHYKFTLTLSDATNAIKGKTTIRFKFTRPATSFMLDLTSSKGTRGMLVSAVTYQKNALKFEHHNNQLKVLLPKQAAKGSTYEVDISYEGVPMDGLIISKNSYGDRTFFGDNWPNRAHHWLPVVDHPSDKATCEFIVIAPAHYKVVANGLLKKVQKLATGQLLTHWYQSILIPTKVMVIGAAKFAVQKVGKYKGVEVSSWVFEQDKQKGFKKYAPALDILKLFSQKIGAFPYEKLASVQSKTRYGGMENASCIFYYEASARNNSSIQSLIAHEIAHQWFGNSATEKEWTHIWLSEGFATYMAHVYNEQKYGRHKLVERMKSDRAKVMNYARQTKKPIMNSLPANLNSLLDANAYQKGSWVLHMLRYVTGDKAFWQGIRTYYKTYRGKNAETAGLQQIMEQASGKKLDWFFKQWLYQPGQPTLRANWSYDASNQQLRLTIQQTQNIAYGLFEMPLDISIQSKQGSKPVVKRMYLKKQKEQVITFPLQQAPSAVTLDPNTWVLMKSIVTSK
- a CDS encoding leucine-rich repeat domain-containing protein → MKLQEIKEDLYKYYTKHEINHALKNYVPTHCQNVAPETANDPLNQCAFVTRQLLIPFFTQRNLKDSMYRDKFYIILAEAGMGKTTFMLNLYVKYAELLAETDYKIKIFPLSFPNAMEEVEAMPAEERANTILLLDAFDEDNEAIKAHQKRLHYILQKVGDFKEVIFTCRTQFFPQEEEDSGEIGVLKFKYQDNTYQFRKIYLSPFSNEDIKAYLKKTYNLLNINKRKKAEKIVLHSPNLMVRPMLLRYIDDLIKSRDHYSSTYQIYTELIAKWIEREVQRRPDNKEKYRKDLYKFSREVAIDMYMNRKRRGGFIISDDELKVLAENNNVDLGTLELKTRALLHMNTLHQCTFAHKSILEYFLVTEAFYNLQFAKHLDLSDLEQGEQLRGEMLYEKAKSLFGRYKTYTSGKSKDFVNISVADLEKVKHAALIKIDSHDIQVLRIFKSLGLLQINDIQIGVDQLDNFLYKNTLELSSKNITQINDLQFLTNLESLDLSNNQITDLTPLRNLKKLKRLNLSNNQIEDLSILDELPNLVEVDVQGNDQARPTARVLAS